In one window of Oryzias melastigma strain HK-1 linkage group LG5, ASM292280v2, whole genome shotgun sequence DNA:
- the brk1 gene encoding probable protein BRICK1, whose product MAGQEDPVQREIHQDWANREYIEVITSSIKKIADFLNSFDMSCRSRLATLNEKLTALERRIEYIEARVTKGETLT is encoded by the exons ATGGCCGGCCAGGAAGACCCAGTTCAGAGGGAGATTCACCAAGACTGGGCGAATCGAGAGTATATAGAAGTAATAACGAGCAGCATCAAAAAAATCGCCGACTTTCTGAACTCCTTCG ACATGTCCTGTCGATCCCGTCTGGCCACCCTCAACGAGAAGCTGACCGCGTTGGAGAGAAGGATCGAGTACATCGAGGCCAGA GTGACAAAAGGAGAGACCCTGACCTAA